The following are from one region of the Shinella sp. PSBB067 genome:
- a CDS encoding putative DNA modification/repair radical SAM protein → MKKSLQQRLAILSDAAKYDASCASSGTVKRDSVKSGGLGSTEGAGICHAYAPDGRCISLLKILLTNFCIFDCAYCINRSSSNVERARFTPEEVIWLTLEFYRRNYIEGLFLSSGIIRSPDHTMGEMVRVARELRTEHGFRGYIHLKSIPDAAPELIEEAGLYADRLSLNIELPTDAGIGRLAPEKRPEGIRRAMGELRRKIEAAAEPTLQSKRRKRFVPGGQSTQMIVGADGADDATILKTSARLYGSYGLKRVYYSAFSPIPDASRALPLIKPPLVREHRLYQADWLYRFYGFGIDEITASTGGMLDLDMDPKLAWALANRQAFPVDVNRAERERLLRVPGLGTKSVDAILSSRRFRRLRLEDLARLGVSLRKVRAFIEAEGWVPRRLADRDDLKAVFAPRPEQLSLL, encoded by the coding sequence ATGAAGAAATCGCTGCAACAACGCTTGGCCATCCTCTCGGATGCCGCCAAATACGATGCCTCCTGCGCGTCCAGCGGCACGGTCAAGCGCGACTCCGTGAAATCAGGCGGACTCGGCTCGACGGAAGGGGCGGGCATCTGCCATGCCTATGCGCCTGATGGCCGGTGCATCTCGCTGCTCAAGATCCTGCTCACCAATTTCTGCATCTTCGATTGCGCCTATTGCATCAACCGTTCGTCCAGTAACGTGGAGCGCGCCCGCTTCACGCCGGAGGAGGTGATCTGGCTGACGCTGGAATTCTACCGGCGCAACTATATCGAGGGCCTGTTCCTGTCGTCCGGCATCATCCGCTCGCCCGATCACACGATGGGCGAGATGGTGCGCGTGGCGCGGGAACTCAGGACCGAGCATGGTTTTCGCGGCTATATCCACCTGAAATCCATTCCCGACGCCGCGCCCGAGCTGATCGAGGAGGCGGGGCTTTACGCGGACCGCCTGTCGCTCAACATCGAGCTGCCGACGGATGCGGGCATCGGGCGGCTCGCGCCGGAAAAACGGCCGGAGGGCATCCGCCGCGCGATGGGCGAGCTTCGCCGCAAGATCGAGGCGGCGGCGGAACCCACCCTGCAGTCGAAACGGCGCAAGCGCTTCGTGCCTGGCGGCCAGAGCACGCAGATGATCGTGGGCGCCGACGGGGCGGACGATGCGACCATCCTGAAGACGAGCGCCCGGCTCTATGGCAGCTACGGCTTGAAACGCGTCTATTATTCCGCCTTCAGCCCCATCCCCGATGCGTCCCGCGCGTTGCCGCTGATCAAGCCGCCGCTGGTGCGCGAGCACCGGCTCTACCAGGCGGACTGGCTCTACCGCTTCTACGGCTTCGGCATCGACGAGATCACGGCCTCGACCGGCGGCATGCTCGATCTCGACATGGATCCGAAGCTTGCCTGGGCGCTCGCCAACCGCCAAGCCTTTCCGGTCGACGTCAACCGGGCGGAGCGCGAGCGGCTGCTGCGGGTTCCCGGCCTCGGCACGAAGTCGGTGGACGCCATCCTGTCCAGCCGCCGGTTCCGCCGCCTGCGGCTGGAGGACCTCGCCCGGCTCGGCGTCTCGCTGCGCAAGGTGCGGGCGTTCATCGAGGCGGAGGGCTGGGTGCCGCGCCGCCTTGCCGACCGGGACGACCTGAAAGCCGTTTTCGCCCCCAGGCCGGAACAGCTTTCGCTGCTCTGA